From the Acipenser ruthenus chromosome 5, fAciRut3.2 maternal haplotype, whole genome shotgun sequence genome, the window GTGCCATGCCTGTCTGTCCCGGGCTTTACACTTCCAACCAGTTCAGAGGATGCAGAACATGCAACCTCAATATATGGGCAAGTCTTCGcaccacagagacagagaatgttGGCAGCAATTGCAGGGGGATGTTGCATgattgcctttaacaaatgacagaacTCCATTTTAGTAAGGACACAAGTACCACTGTTTTTAGGTTTTTAGTGCTCTGAAATCTTACCTActtgggtttatttaatgtttaaacaggtcagcaaaatcttaattttattccataacatacctgggaaaaatatgtaaattctccgTGATTCAAGTAGACCCCTACTCATAACTGCCAGGTTTAAAAACCATCAGTCAAATGTGGTTGCCATATACATTGTGtctttttgatatactgtacatgtaaaagcTTATCTGGAAGTCATACCAACAGGTTAGTGCAGCTGTTTCTCCAAGCATACAGTGGTAAGCATTTTGTGGTAAAACAGGAGATTGTAGTGAGAATACTGACTTGATGATTCATGTACATCATTTCTGAATAACCTGGCATGTTCAAGTGCTTCACAGGGTGCTTGCTTTTGGTTTCTTATACAATTACTgagctgtgtttatttgtttgggtTACAGGGGACAACTCTCTAGAGATCCTTTCACAAGACCTTATGGGCTCTCTAAATGATACAACTCAGCTTGAAGGCGATTCTGGTTGCGACACTTCCAGTGGACAGGGAAACAATACTATGAGCCTATTGCACAGTCAAGAACCTGCTGGCTTCACCTCACACCAGACTTCTTTAAAGCCGCTGTGCGGATCAAGTTATGAGAGCAGTAAGGAGAAGACTATCCGTCTTCACACTCAGTTTTTACAGAACCTTCTGGGCCTCAGACAACTAACGGAACCGGGCTACCTGACCACAGATCCTCTGGTGTCTCACAGGGACGTCTCCCTAGTCACCGATTCTGTCTGCCAGTTGCTTCGCTGTATGCTTTCCTACTGCACAAATCCAAAGCTCCtccttccctcctcctccttcctccttgAGGCTGCCCAGGTCCTGGCCAGTGTGCTGGATCACGGTAGCCTGTGCAAGCCGGCCTTAACACAGTGCATGACCAGAGTGGAAGAGTTCTTCAAAGACCTTGTGAGCCTAATTCTGAGAAATAAAGAACTCAATAGGGTAAGAACCAACTTTCTGcaagttatttatttcatttagcaCCCAGAGAGCTAGGCGGCTGCTCCACACATGGATATACATACAGAGAGTAGGGTAGGGATATACTGTAAGAGTTTAAATGCTTAAACTATACATTCATATGAATATGTTTTGACCAATAGCTACAGCAGTTGTATATTTAAATGTCCTGCAGATCTATAATGTCTGTAATGGGGGTATTGCACAGTGTCGTGAGCCTTAATGTATTGTTAACCTGTAACACTGAGAATCACCAGATTGCAGCTGGCATGCATGAGTATCCAGATCAAACGGCAAGTAAACTAAAACCAAACATAGAGCTATGGGCCTGAATTTCCACTGTGCTGTCAAAAATTACAAAATGCATATGTTAATTAATTAAGCATCGCTTTCACACAAGTTAtgattttggtctgtgtgaattgcttataccgtcacagagccgtCATGTTTTAtgctgtctctgaaccacctcgcgagaAGGTTCAGAGACAGCTAAAGGCTATGCTgacactgaagcgctatagtgggcggGGATTGAAAGTCATCATCCCATGTGACTGCAGACCggacgtgttgggtatttttgttgttgttacacgctttcatttttttcaaatacaatggctgatcaagaacgaggtagtaattggagtctggaataggtttaggaattgttaactttacgggcTGACGAGAAGAtaaattcacaaatagaagggacagTGGGTGACCATGTAATTTATCTGCGAATCGCCGTTGCCATGACaatgatctgttgactgacaggtttaaaagttgtagtcacatgatccctttggctgtgtaaTAGGGTTATGCCGGTATTATACCGGCATTTGTGTGTTAAAATGGCTTAGGATATGATTTATTCAGTGGACAGAACATCAGCACTGTTTAGATAACTTAAACAAATGCTCTTTGTCCACTCTGGCACTGTTTCTGTCATTACCAATACGCAAAATAGATgtgatgatgctgctgctgtgctACAGTATAATGATTTAATCAATTTAAGCAATAGATCAAATGGAAGGTAACCTTTGTAGCTGAATTCCAACTGCTTTTTggtagggatgcaccgaatccaagtttttcagattcggccgaataccgaatccGTCTCAAAAGATTCGTCCGAATACCAAACCGAATCCTACAAAAACTATCaagaaaaactgaaggaaactgttgaatgaaaaacacactggcagctactaacaagggatgcGCACAATCTATTTCTTTGAAccttttagttcatagtatttttattaccaaaaGTATATCCccgatttcagtttgaaacttacacaatttacagCTAGCCCCCTCCCTCCACAATggaaacgtcaaaatacagaactgtttacctttacaagaaaggagagctgcatctttgtcataacccactattttctttaatgacgtttcaacctgtgtcacctgatctgatttgccaacaggctccaggatctcgggacactttaacaCTAGAGGCCCCACGGCAGTTATTTTGGCGgtatttggttttaaaatataattttctccAGTTGTATAATTTTCTCCAGTTgatttggccttgtgcttgggatcattgtcctgctgaaaggtgaatttcctcccaagcttcagttttttagcggactgaagcaggttctcttgcagtatttccctgtattttgctccatccattcttccttcaattttaacaagatgcccagtccctgctgatgagaagcatcctcacagcatgatgctgccaccaccgtaattcactgtagggatggtgtgtcttgaggcatgggcagtgttaggtttgcgccacacatagcgctttgagttttggccaaaaagctctatcttggtctcatctgaccacaaaaccttttcccacatcgcagctgggtcactctcatgctttctggcaaactccagacgtgctttcagatggtactttttgagtaacggcttctttcttgccaccctctcatacaggccagtgttatgcagagctcttgatatggttgactggtgcaccattactccactcccagccactgaactctgtaggtccttcaaagtgattgttggcctctctgtggcttctctcacaagtctccttcttgtatgagcgctgagttttgagggacggcctttttttgacagtgcctgggtggtgtgatgcagcttccgcTTCCTGATTATTGaaccaactgtgctcactgggatatccaaacacttggatattattttgtaccctaatctatgcatttgtattactttatctctaacctCTGTAGAATGCtctggtcttcattttccttcagattcacagcctgaccaatgatccttcaacagtggggtttttatccagaaaatgtgacaaaaactttaatggttcacaggtggaggccaatggtaaggtaattgtgtacTCGttggggcaatttctttcatcggtgtaaactgggagcttccacagcacagaggttgaatacttatgcaagcaagatatttcagttttttatttttcttaaaaatatttcccaacataaaaccaatgtcaccttacaataactgattttgagtttcagtgttttaaaataaaatatcaaacagaacgaaatttcaatgtaccatttgtaattaagtaatatgagagaattggtcaggggtctgaatacttttgcaaggcactgtatatgtgtgtatatatatatatatatatatatatatatatatatatatatatatatatatattgtaaggaagcAGGAAAGACTCCACATCATCCTGGTCAGTCATCTTTTGTAAAAGAGAAGTTGTGGATACAGCCCGTTCTTCAAACAGTTTAGTAACTTGTTCTTGCATTACAGTCAATTGTTGCTGTATCATCCGATTGGCCTCGTGCTGCATAGCACTAGCCTGCAACAGTGCCTGTACTGCCGCCTCCATGATCCACtcttatcacagtacaaagccaGGGTACGAGTCTGAATTTATTGTCAGACAAAacagccccacttctggtaccacaaTGTGACGATCTGCGTTCCTATCCCAGGCTTTGCTTCAATCAGACACTTGACAACCAGATGCAAGGAAACGCCGTAgcgtatgtttattatttacagactgaaaaaagaaaataaagaaaacaaaacctaacccagtcTCGGGTCCTAACTAAACAAATCGTTTCCtaactaacacgggacagctaagctgtttccccgtcttttaaaaaaaaacccggTTTAACACAACACTTACGTTtattcaatggctactcggagacagcacacctctctgcctccttccactcagcagccccgagcagactgcctgctctcttttaaacccccacacctgggtctaattccccaataccgcccaggtgcggatgataattaacaataaaacaattaaacaaaacaataagcaatcaatccaaaacaattaacaaaaaggtgcattcttcTGTGTGCATGCTTCGGTTGTTAagatgtttatgtgacgtactcattaaaaaaaaaaatgaattacatctgactgtttctcctttcgttatactatttacagtgttttgaatacagccctCAGAAACTGGGGCTTGTAGGTATGattatatctccggtccttctagtgttaaggcaGGTCCGGtttctaaactgcaatgtattcagtaaagtgagtgtgaattgtgcgaactgtcgctaaattaattgaattgttttacttagttgttACCAAAAACACACAtgcctgcgaggatcgtttccatcaatcagacctatacagcagctgattggcgttctgagtctctgactggttgggactgtgtgaagcaagaaatattaaacaaataaactttacctgctgtcacaaggttaaatgaaagagtgcaggtgagtgcaaagttatctataataatggtcttattttgatagatattatttactgtataaaaaattcaagcaataagattaatcgttgttacgaggctctccggatagaatcgccaccacaattaaagaattaaatacatttactaaactgctcaagcaattcacactcactttatatgtcgaatacattgcagtttagagaggttagttaaaaaacctgacctgccgtcgtgtcccgagattctggagcctgattgacaaccctatctgagagctatgaggaaaaaaacaccgagatgagtgacctgaatctccctgcaaaataaaacccacattgctttaaatgcaccgtgtgtgtaacacctATCAAGTAGGCTatgaaatagtttaaaaattattttaataaaacacagcagttcccaaatggttcaacgtgtattggcacattacagtaacGTAACGTtgtatttactaaagcatattgttcaacaacatcTTGCACAtgtgacagttgtaaagttacaaaaaataggctatatatttctgtgcaccgattttttatatattttttctctccgtatgatctctagaacacgtttgaCTGACAAAGCAACAATGCACAAAAatctacaacagtttgccattactatattacaggtttactgcataactttactccatgaagtATGATGTGTCTGTGCTGTTACATACAGGGGTATGTTTGCATTTAGCAGCTGCAtgacgtgtttagtgcgtgcACCACCAGTAATAGGAGTTGAGAGccgcgacagagttcatcaaacatgttcttgttattaaatacaaaagttacgTTTAataccggatttgtgtcttttatttaaagaagaaccgcACACAGTGGAGGGATATATTAAAATAgatgtgcgtctgggcggatTCGGTGTATCCCTACTTTTTAGtcacttttatatattttagtagGCCTGGTAAGAGATACCTTACCAGTTTGATGTGGATCATTTCTAATACCTCTTTTTGTTACAGTGttctttgcattttttaaaaatgaatgctcTGCATTGTATCATACTCTTAATATTAATGCTCCGAAAACAGAGAGGAAGAGGATAAAGAACAAAGGCTAGCAGCATCTGCATAAAGCTCTTCAGATTTGAAGGCCTCTTTTGATCATAttcaaagacaaaaataaaagatatTAGCATAACAGCACATTAGTAGCCCTGACTGCT encodes:
- the mei4 gene encoding meiosis-specific protein MEI4 isoform X3 → MDTVRRVEFDTEESERCRDDAGSGTNSESWYLRTSKLALALAIIGSKPPRKSGREYTEYLVTCLCSKDENWRAKAQALEAEVLRLRQKLLLTKIKPKGKRDTGDNSLEILSQDLMGSLNDTTQLEGDSGCDTSSGQGNNTMSLLHSQEPAGFTSHQTSLKPLCGSSYESSKEKTIRLHTQFLQNLLGLRQLTEPGYLTTDPLVSHRDVSLVTDSVCQLLRCMLSYCTNPKLLLPSSSFLLEAAQVLASVLDHGSLCKPALTQCMTRVEEFFKDLVSLILRNKELNRFQNQESLADCLILLGGCSLLRASLISLLLSQINRFADELSQACQGPIEELV